In one Mycobacterium heckeshornense genomic region, the following are encoded:
- a CDS encoding Mur ligase family protein, translating to MITTRGRLALAAGAGARWASRATGRGAGAMIGGLVAMTLDRSILRQLGAGRRTVIVTGTNGKSTTTRMTAAALGTVDGRVATNAEGANMDAGLIAALAADRDAQLAALEVDEMHVPHVLDAVEAAVVVLLNLSRDQLDRVGEINVIERTLRAGLARHPETVVVANCDDVLMTSAAYDNPHVVWVAAGGAWAADSVSCPRSGEVIVRDKAHWYSTGTDFKRPSPHWWYDDDALHGPDGLAIPMRLSLPGAVNRGNAAQAVAAAAALGADPVAAAAAVCGVDEVAGRYRTVRVGSHTVRMLLAKNPAGWQEALSMVDRNAAGLVIAVNGRVPDGEDLSWLWDVRFEQLEGVAVVAAGERATDLAVRLGYAGVEHTLVHDTTAAIASCPPGHVEVLANYTAFLQLQRKLGRRG from the coding sequence GTGATCACCACCCGCGGACGTCTCGCACTGGCCGCCGGCGCGGGTGCGCGGTGGGCGTCGCGGGCGACCGGCCGCGGGGCCGGCGCGATGATCGGCGGTCTGGTCGCCATGACCCTGGACCGTTCGATCCTGCGTCAGCTGGGCGCGGGCCGGCGCACGGTCATCGTCACCGGTACCAACGGCAAGTCGACCACCACCCGCATGACCGCGGCAGCGCTGGGCACGGTTGACGGCCGGGTGGCCACCAACGCCGAGGGCGCCAACATGGATGCCGGACTCATCGCCGCGCTGGCCGCTGACCGCGACGCACAGCTGGCCGCCCTGGAAGTCGACGAAATGCATGTTCCGCACGTCCTGGACGCGGTAGAGGCCGCGGTCGTCGTGCTGCTCAACCTGTCCCGCGACCAGCTGGACCGGGTCGGCGAGATCAACGTCATCGAACGCACGCTGCGCGCCGGCCTGGCCCGCCACCCGGAGACGGTGGTGGTCGCCAATTGCGACGACGTGCTGATGACCTCGGCCGCCTACGACAACCCCCACGTGGTGTGGGTGGCCGCGGGCGGCGCCTGGGCGGCCGACTCGGTCAGCTGCCCGCGCAGCGGCGAGGTGATCGTCCGCGACAAGGCGCACTGGTATTCCACCGGCACCGACTTCAAACGGCCCAGCCCGCACTGGTGGTACGACGACGACGCCCTCCACGGGCCCGACGGGTTGGCTATACCGATGCGGCTGAGCCTGCCGGGTGCGGTGAATCGCGGCAACGCCGCCCAGGCCGTCGCGGCCGCCGCGGCGTTGGGCGCCGATCCGGTGGCCGCGGCGGCAGCGGTGTGCGGGGTCGACGAGGTCGCCGGGCGCTATCGCACGGTGCGCGTCGGCAGCCACACCGTGCGGATGCTGCTGGCCAAAAACCCCGCCGGCTGGCAGGAAGCGCTGTCGATGGTGGATAGGAACGCGGCCGGCCTGGTCATCGCGGTCAACGGGCGGGTGCCCGACGGCGAGGACCTGTCCTGGCTGTGGGACGTGCGCTTCGAGCAGCTCGAGGGCGTCGCTGTGGTGGCCGCCGGCGAGCGGGCCACCGACCTGGCGGTGCGGCTGGGGTATGCGGGGGTCGAGCACACGCTGGTCCACGACACCACCGCGGCCATCGCGTCCTGCCCGCCCGGCCATGTCGAAGTCCTCGCCAACTACACCGCATTCCTGCAGCTGCAGCGGAAGCTGGGGCGCCGTGGCTGA
- a CDS encoding DEDDh family exonuclease — MATTWGLPATEPGAGWAVIDVETSGFRPGPARIISLAVLALDADGRVEQSVVSLLNPGVDPGPTHVHGLTAAMLEDQPQFADIVDDVVKLLDGRTLVAHNVAFDYAFLAAEAEFADAELPVDTVMCTVELARRLDLGVDNLRLETLAAHWGVAQQRPHDAFDDALVLSRVLPAALERARQRDVWLPVRPVTRRRWPNGRVTHDELRPLKMLASRMPCPYLNPGPYVQGRPLVQGMRVALAAECSRTHEELVERILHAGLAYSDAVDRDTSLVVCNDPRPVHGKGYLARELGVPVVSDAVFLDCVSEVRGGTAIEEFIDPARVDEQFVLF; from the coding sequence ATGGCGACAACCTGGGGCCTACCGGCCACCGAACCCGGTGCAGGCTGGGCCGTTATCGACGTCGAAACCTCGGGTTTTAGACCCGGCCCCGCCCGGATCATCAGCCTGGCTGTGCTGGCACTCGACGCCGATGGCCGCGTGGAACAGTCGGTGGTCAGCCTGCTCAACCCGGGGGTGGATCCGGGTCCCACCCACGTGCACGGTTTGACCGCGGCCATGCTCGAAGACCAGCCCCAGTTCGCTGACATTGTCGACGACGTGGTCAAACTGCTCGACGGCCGCACGCTGGTGGCGCATAACGTGGCGTTCGACTACGCGTTTCTTGCCGCCGAAGCCGAATTCGCCGACGCGGAGCTTCCCGTCGACACCGTCATGTGCACGGTCGAGTTGGCCCGCCGGCTTGACCTCGGGGTCGACAATCTGCGGCTGGAGACGCTCGCCGCGCACTGGGGTGTGGCACAGCAGCGGCCGCACGACGCGTTCGACGACGCGCTGGTGTTGAGCCGGGTGCTGCCCGCGGCGCTGGAGCGTGCCCGCCAACGTGATGTGTGGTTGCCCGTGCGTCCGGTCACCCGGCGCCGCTGGCCGAATGGCAGGGTCACCCACGACGAGCTGCGCCCGCTGAAGATGCTCGCCTCACGCATGCCCTGCCCTTACCTCAACCCAGGGCCGTATGTCCAGGGCCGGCCGCTGGTCCAGGGTATGCGAGTTGCCCTGGCCGCCGAATGCAGCCGCACCCACGAAGAACTGGTCGAGCGGATCCTGCACGCGGGATTGGCCTACAGCGATGCGGTGGACCGGGACACTTCGCTGGTGGTCTGCAATGATCCGCGCCCGGTCCACGGCAAGGGCTACCTGGCGCGCGAGCTGGGCGTGCCGGTGGTCTCCGATGCGGTATTCCTCGACTGTGTAAGCGAAGTCCGCGGCGGCACGGCCATCGAAGAATTCATCGACCCCGCCCGGGTGGACGAGCAGTTCGTGTTGTTTTGA
- the leuA gene encoding 2-isopropylmalate synthase — MTSFSRPSADSPDVFSSIRAITKPAGPPNPGQPAWNTQRGSSMPIHRYRPFAEEVEPISLPDRTWPDRVITKAPMWCAVDLRDGNQALIDPMSPARKRRMFDLLVRMGYKEIEVGFPSASQTDFDFIREIIEHDAIPDDVTIQVLTQCRPELIERTFQACEGAPRAIVHFYNSTSILQRRVVFKADRAAVQQIAVQGARKCLDEAAKYPGTQWRFEYSPESYTGTELEYAKQVCDAVGEVIQPTPDNPIIFNLPATVEMATPNVYADSIEWMSRHLARRDSVILSLHPHNDRGTAVAAAELGYQAGADRIEGCLFGNGERTGNVCLVTLGLNLFSRGVDPQIDFSNIDEIRRTVEYCNQLPVHERHPYGGDLVYTAFSGSHQDAINKGLDQMKLDADAADTDVDDLLWQVPYLPIDPRDVGRTYEAVIRVNSQSGKGGVAYIMKTDHGLVLPRRLQIEFSQVIQKIADGEGGEVSPKEMWEAFAEEYLAPVRPLERMRQRVIASEVDGGTDRIEAVVKVDGVETEISGAGNGPVAAFVDALSHIGFHVHVLDYSEHAMSAGEEAQAAAYVEASVGERTVWGVGIASSITTASLRAVVSAVNRASRN; from the coding sequence GTGACAAGCTTTTCCCGGCCCTCGGCCGACTCACCTGACGTGTTCTCGTCGATACGTGCCATCACCAAACCCGCCGGTCCGCCCAATCCCGGTCAGCCCGCATGGAACACCCAGCGCGGATCGTCGATGCCGATCCACCGGTACCGGCCGTTCGCCGAGGAAGTGGAGCCGATCAGCCTGCCCGACCGCACCTGGCCCGACCGCGTCATCACCAAAGCACCGATGTGGTGTGCGGTGGATCTGCGCGACGGCAACCAGGCGCTGATCGACCCGATGAGCCCGGCCCGCAAACGGCGCATGTTCGACCTGCTGGTGCGCATGGGCTACAAGGAGATCGAGGTCGGGTTCCCGTCGGCCAGCCAGACCGACTTCGACTTCATCCGCGAGATCATCGAACACGACGCCATCCCGGACGACGTCACCATCCAGGTGCTGACCCAGTGCCGACCGGAGCTGATCGAGCGCACTTTCCAGGCGTGCGAGGGCGCGCCCCGGGCGATCGTGCACTTCTACAACTCGACGTCAATCCTGCAGCGCCGGGTCGTTTTCAAAGCCGACCGGGCCGCCGTGCAGCAGATCGCGGTCCAAGGCGCTCGCAAATGCCTGGACGAGGCCGCCAAATACCCCGGCACGCAATGGCGATTCGAATACTCACCGGAGTCCTACACCGGCACCGAACTGGAATACGCCAAGCAGGTGTGCGACGCCGTCGGCGAGGTCATTCAGCCCACGCCGGACAACCCGATCATCTTCAACCTGCCGGCCACCGTCGAAATGGCAACGCCCAACGTCTACGCGGACTCGATCGAGTGGATGAGCCGTCATTTGGCCCGGCGAGACTCGGTGATCCTGAGTCTGCACCCGCACAATGACCGCGGAACTGCTGTTGCCGCAGCCGAATTGGGCTATCAGGCGGGTGCCGACCGCATCGAAGGCTGCCTGTTCGGTAACGGCGAACGCACCGGCAACGTGTGCCTGGTGACGCTGGGGCTGAACCTGTTCAGCCGCGGCGTTGACCCACAAATCGACTTCTCCAACATCGACGAAATCCGGCGCACCGTCGAGTACTGCAACCAGCTGCCGGTGCACGAACGGCACCCCTACGGCGGCGATTTGGTGTACACCGCGTTCTCCGGCAGCCACCAGGACGCCATCAACAAGGGCCTGGACCAGATGAAGCTGGATGCGGATGCCGCCGATACGGATGTGGACGATCTGTTATGGCAGGTGCCGTACTTGCCGATTGACCCGCGCGACGTGGGGCGTACCTACGAGGCCGTCATCCGGGTCAACTCACAGTCTGGCAAGGGCGGGGTCGCCTACATCATGAAAACCGACCACGGCCTCGTCCTGCCGCGTCGGCTGCAAATCGAATTCAGCCAGGTGATCCAGAAGATCGCCGACGGCGAAGGGGGTGAGGTCTCGCCAAAGGAGATGTGGGAAGCCTTCGCCGAGGAGTATCTGGCTCCGGTGCGCCCGCTGGAGCGGATGCGCCAACGGGTGATCGCCTCGGAGGTCGACGGCGGCACCGACCGCATCGAGGCCGTCGTCAAGGTCGACGGGGTCGAAACGGAGATCAGCGGTGCCGGCAACGGCCCGGTTGCCGCGTTCGTCGATGCGCTGAGCCACATCGGCTTCCATGTCCACGTCCTGGACTACTCCGAACACGCGATGTCCGCCGGCGAGGAAGCGCAGGCCGCCGCCTACGTCGAAGCGTCGGTGGGCGAGCGAACGGTGTGGGGCGTGGGCATCGCGTCGTCAATCACCACCGCGTCGCTGCGTGCGGTCGTCTCGGCGGTGAACCGCGCTTCACGGAACTGA
- a CDS encoding aspartate kinase yields the protein MALVVQKYGGSSVADAERIRRVAERIVETKKQGNDVVVVVSAMGDTTDGLLELAQQVCPAPPPRELDMLLTAGERISNALVAMAIESLGADARSFTGSQAGVITTGTHGNAKIIDVTPSRLQAALDEGKIVLVAGFQGVSQDTKDVTTLGRGGSDTTAVALAAALGADVCEIYTDVDGIFSADPRIVPNARRLDTVTFEEMLEMAACGARVLMLRCVEYARRYNIPVHVRSSYSDKPGTVVTGSIKDKPMEDPILTGVAHDRSEAKVTVVGIPDIPGYAAKVFRAVADADVNIDMVLQNVSKVENGKTDITFTCSRDSGPTAVAKLDSLKDEIGFSQVLYDDHIGKVSLIGAGMRSHPGVTATFCEALAAVGVNIDLISTSEIRISVLIRDTELDKAVLALHDAFGLGGDEPATVYAGSGR from the coding sequence GTGGCGCTCGTCGTCCAGAAGTACGGTGGATCCTCGGTGGCTGACGCCGAGCGGATCCGCCGTGTCGCCGAGCGCATCGTCGAAACCAAAAAGCAGGGCAACGACGTCGTGGTGGTCGTTTCCGCGATGGGCGACACCACCGACGGACTGCTGGAGCTGGCGCAGCAGGTGTGCCCGGCGCCGCCGCCTCGCGAGCTGGATATGCTGCTGACCGCCGGCGAGCGGATCTCCAACGCCCTGGTGGCGATGGCCATCGAATCGCTGGGCGCGGATGCGCGCTCGTTCACCGGCTCGCAGGCCGGCGTGATCACCACCGGCACACACGGCAACGCGAAGATCATCGACGTCACCCCGAGCCGACTGCAGGCGGCGCTCGACGAGGGCAAGATCGTGCTGGTCGCCGGGTTCCAGGGGGTCAGCCAGGACACCAAGGATGTCACCACGCTGGGCCGCGGCGGCTCGGACACCACCGCGGTGGCCTTGGCCGCAGCGCTGGGGGCCGACGTCTGCGAGATCTACACCGACGTGGACGGCATCTTTTCCGCCGACCCGCGGATCGTGCCGAACGCGCGGCGGCTGGACACGGTCACGTTCGAGGAGATGCTCGAAATGGCCGCGTGCGGCGCCAGGGTGCTGATGCTGCGCTGCGTGGAATATGCCCGCCGCTACAACATTCCCGTCCACGTCCGGTCGTCGTATTCGGACAAGCCGGGCACCGTGGTCACCGGATCAATCAAGGACAAGCCCATGGAAGACCCCATCCTGACCGGAGTCGCACACGACCGCAGCGAGGCCAAGGTGACCGTCGTCGGGATCCCCGACATCCCGGGTTACGCGGCCAAGGTGTTTCGGGCCGTCGCCGACGCCGACGTGAACATCGACATGGTGCTGCAGAACGTGTCCAAGGTCGAAAACGGCAAGACCGACATCACGTTCACCTGCTCCCGCGACAGCGGACCGACCGCGGTGGCCAAGCTGGATTCGCTCAAGGACGAGATCGGGTTTTCTCAGGTGCTCTACGACGACCACATCGGCAAGGTGTCGCTGATCGGCGCGGGCATGCGCAGCCATCCCGGGGTGACCGCCACGTTCTGCGAAGCGCTGGCCGCCGTCGGGGTCAACATCGACCTGATCTCCACCTCCGAGATCCGCATCTCGGTGCTGATCCGCGACACCGAACTGGACAAGGCCGTGCTCGCATTGCACGACGCCTTCGGGCTCGGCGGCGATGAACCGGCGACCGTCTACGCGGGGTCGGGTCGCTGA
- a CDS encoding aspartate-semialdehyde dehydrogenase, protein MVALGVVGATGQVGQVMRTLLEQRDFPVTSVRFFASARSQGRKLAFRGQEIEVEDAETADPTGLDIALFSAGATMSRVHAPRFAAAGVTVIDNSSAWRKDPDVPLVVSEVNFDRDVRGAGRLPKGIIANPNCTTMAAMPVLKVLHDEAQLVRLVVSTYQAVSGSGVAGVKELAGQARAVVDEAEQLVYDGDAVEFPRPQTYVAPIAFNVVPLAGTLADDDSGETDEDQKLRDESRKILGIPELSVSGTCVRVPVFTGHSLSINAEFAHPLSPKRASELLDGASGVKLVDVPTPLAAAGVDESLVGRIRRDPGVPDGRGLALFVSSDNLRKGAALNTIQIAELLAAEL, encoded by the coding sequence ATGGTCGCGCTGGGTGTGGTCGGCGCCACCGGACAGGTGGGCCAGGTGATGCGCACGCTGCTGGAGCAACGCGACTTCCCGGTGACGTCGGTGCGGTTTTTCGCCTCGGCGCGCTCGCAAGGCCGCAAACTGGCGTTCCGCGGCCAGGAGATCGAGGTCGAGGACGCCGAGACCGCTGATCCCACCGGCTTGGACATCGCGCTGTTTTCCGCCGGCGCGACGATGTCGCGGGTGCACGCGCCACGGTTCGCCGCCGCCGGGGTGACGGTGATCGACAACTCCTCGGCGTGGCGCAAGGACCCGGACGTGCCGCTTGTGGTTTCCGAAGTGAACTTCGACAGGGATGTTCGCGGCGCCGGGCGCCTGCCCAAGGGCATCATCGCCAATCCCAACTGCACCACGATGGCGGCGATGCCGGTGCTCAAGGTGTTGCACGACGAAGCGCAGCTGGTGCGCCTGGTGGTCTCGACCTACCAAGCTGTCTCCGGCAGCGGCGTCGCCGGGGTCAAGGAGCTGGCCGGCCAGGCCCGCGCGGTCGTCGACGAGGCGGAGCAACTGGTGTACGACGGCGACGCGGTCGAATTCCCAAGGCCGCAAACCTATGTGGCGCCGATCGCGTTCAACGTGGTGCCGCTGGCCGGCACCCTGGCCGACGACGACTCCGGCGAAACCGACGAGGACCAGAAGTTGCGCGACGAAAGCCGCAAAATCCTTGGCATCCCAGAGCTTTCGGTCAGCGGGACGTGCGTGCGGGTTCCCGTGTTCACCGGGCATTCACTGTCGATCAATGCCGAGTTCGCCCACCCACTTTCGCCAAAGCGGGCTAGCGAGCTGCTCGACGGCGCGTCGGGCGTGAAGCTGGTCGACGTGCCCACCCCGCTGGCCGCCGCCGGGGTCGACGAATCGTTGGTCGGCCGGATCCGGCGCGACCCCGGGGTGCCCGACGGGCGCGGCCTGGCGCTGTTCGTCTCCAGCGACAATCTGCGCAAAGGGGCGGCGCTCAACACCATTCAGATCGCCGAGCTGCTGGCCGCCGAGCTGTGA
- a CDS encoding DUF4185 domain-containing protein: MSLAHARRVTRCSLTAASVACFLVPQAFSFANADPPAPMPEPVLQPLAPGEVIRLGPTAGTGTPTRDYGIGATDLCAFMEFPSGVLQVCGDSFAGQGVGFGPGFAPIALHVDTASVDDPAGVHYFGVMGVWEPLLAEPTPPGASQLPAGVVQINRQNYLLVTTAVNLMPQSSRLVKADPAQGSWPTVPGSVRDAAYQGGRQSQISGYYDPVPTADSPTGWVYIVADSFDRTQPVVLYRATPEAFTDRSRWQGWAGGPDGGWNKPPTPLWDDQVGEMSFRQIDGKAVLSYFNASTGNMEVRVANDPTSLGTAPVTTVVQHDEWPEPAESLPPPYDNRLAQPYGGYISPGSTLDELRVFVSQWNNADPRARAPYRVIQFAVNPFKPDE; this comes from the coding sequence GTGAGTTTGGCCCATGCCCGCCGGGTCACGCGGTGTTCGCTGACGGCCGCGTCTGTTGCGTGTTTTCTTGTGCCACAAGCATTTTCGTTTGCCAACGCCGATCCGCCCGCACCGATGCCGGAGCCGGTGCTGCAGCCGCTGGCGCCGGGTGAGGTAATACGGCTGGGCCCCACCGCCGGCACCGGCACACCCACCCGCGACTATGGCATCGGCGCCACAGACCTGTGCGCGTTCATGGAGTTTCCCAGCGGAGTGCTGCAGGTCTGCGGGGACAGCTTTGCCGGGCAGGGGGTGGGCTTCGGCCCGGGGTTCGCGCCGATCGCACTGCACGTCGACACCGCCTCGGTCGACGATCCGGCCGGCGTGCATTACTTCGGCGTGATGGGGGTGTGGGAGCCGCTGCTGGCCGAACCCACGCCGCCCGGGGCGTCGCAACTGCCGGCCGGGGTGGTGCAGATCAACCGGCAGAACTATCTGCTGGTCACCACTGCCGTCAACCTGATGCCGCAGTCCTCCCGACTGGTGAAAGCCGACCCGGCGCAAGGGAGTTGGCCGACCGTGCCGGGATCAGTCAGGGACGCCGCCTACCAGGGTGGTCGGCAGTCGCAGATCAGCGGCTACTACGACCCGGTGCCAACGGCCGATTCACCGACCGGCTGGGTTTACATCGTGGCCGATAGCTTCGACCGCACCCAGCCGGTCGTGCTCTACCGTGCGACGCCGGAGGCATTCACCGACCGCTCGCGCTGGCAAGGCTGGGCCGGCGGGCCCGACGGCGGCTGGAACAAGCCACCCACCCCGTTGTGGGACGACCAGGTCGGCGAGATGAGCTTCCGGCAGATCGACGGCAAGGCGGTGCTGTCGTATTTCAACGCCAGCACCGGCAACATGGAGGTCCGGGTGGCCAACGATCCGACCTCGCTGGGCACCGCGCCGGTGACCACGGTGGTGCAGCACGACGAGTGGCCCGAGCCCGCGGAAAGCCTGCCGCCGCCGTATGACAACCGGCTCGCTCAGCCTTACGGCGGATACATCTCGCCGGGCTCGACGCTGGACGAGCTTCGGGTGTTCGTCAGCCAGTGGAACAACGCCGACCCGCGAGCCCGCGCCCCCTACCGGGTGATCCAGTTCGCGGTTAATCCGTTCAAGCCGGACGAATAG
- a CDS encoding recombinase family protein: MSTRAGEGKQRGRCAGVDRAAELPHANPSVEINWCGSDLDGNQCRGRDHRPQLATLLAYARARDVLLMWRLDRLCRPLAHLLKLVSGLEACGIGLRFSTVATQTSSAGGRLMFVRDIGVSIVSSAAIVLIGTIPFALWFFR; encoded by the coding sequence ATGTCGACCCGAGCCGGGGAAGGTAAGCAACGAGGCCGCTGCGCGGGTGTCGACCGCGCAGCAGAACTGCCACATGCAAACCCAAGCGTTGAAATCAACTGGTGCGGGTCGGATTTGGACGGAAACCAATGTCGGGGCCGGGATCACCGCCCCCAGTTGGCGACCCTGCTCGCCTACGCCCGCGCCAGGGATGTGCTGTTGATGTGGCGGCTGGACCGGCTGTGCCGCCCCCTGGCACACCTGCTCAAACTCGTGAGCGGGCTGGAGGCCTGCGGCATCGGACTTCGATTTTCCACCGTGGCCACCCAGACCAGCAGCGCGGGTGGGCGGCTAATGTTTGTTCGGGACATTGGCGTCAGCATCGTCAGCTCAGCCGCGATCGTTCTAATTGGGACGATCCCCTTCGCTCTGTGGTTTTTTCGCTGA